The proteins below are encoded in one region of Alistipes communis:
- a CDS encoding fimbrillin family protein has protein sequence MTTQLFLKRFFLLTALVALTLPQGCGDDDPVDDPASNTNTEPQPTPEPEPEPERHAIEFAPSFSGATGHSQIGVFAFDTSTKWDEWAQPDLMHDIRVEKDGSGVWNYDPIVYWPSDGSFDFSFMAYAPYATASNGLSVSDASHVGAPVLRYEMPSATDCHTDICLATPVLDIRNRQEAVGLEFRSVMSKIGFRIKGQGNKVSNIAVRGIQWQGEIALNADDQGSMTWTQVLDFSTTEYQAKLNYDEGHDYVTATETMTDVTAKDGYLYLIPQNITYNARIVVTVDGDKLGFPFVDMAQILPGKEYIIDLEIPGNKLLDYTDNAMPAFLLAPTDAAEAANIDWNDAKAACEASGYRLPTYNEGLMTLFYMNGIEGNNLRFASYWTSTTSLEDPTGESAMGYNIMPWMGLYMPKAGITAARCVKDVPEGGKKYPYVDSTLPDGPVIVSRDNDGGVIPSAFNVLYDAERPVFHENWTTTPDHDGNTDADRISRKLQVANTDATAGKVVWSGFSCPEGWRKPTMMEMALIFTMGGAPESSYGADNAPVTETPLYKVEGFTPLNADYYWVASMSAGRGGRNPATWSFGPTPRSGLGTIVGPDANYVRCVRDIE, from the coding sequence ATGACGACGCAACTCTTCCTCAAAAGGTTTTTCTTGCTGACAGCGCTTGTCGCTCTGACTTTGCCCCAGGGATGCGGCGACGATGATCCCGTCGATGATCCCGCTTCCAATACGAACACAGAACCGCAGCCTACGCCGGAACCGGAACCAGAACCGGAGCGACATGCCATAGAGTTTGCTCCTTCGTTCTCCGGTGCGACCGGCCATTCGCAGATCGGGGTATTCGCCTTCGATACGAGTACGAAGTGGGATGAATGGGCGCAGCCCGACCTCATGCACGACATACGGGTCGAAAAGGATGGGAGCGGCGTCTGGAACTACGATCCGATCGTGTATTGGCCGTCGGACGGATCCTTCGATTTCTCGTTCATGGCCTATGCTCCTTATGCAACGGCATCCAACGGACTTTCGGTCAGCGACGCATCTCATGTCGGAGCTCCCGTTCTGCGCTACGAAATGCCTTCGGCCACCGACTGTCATACCGATATTTGTCTTGCGACTCCGGTTCTGGATATCCGGAATCGCCAAGAAGCGGTCGGATTGGAGTTTCGATCCGTCATGTCGAAAATCGGATTCCGGATCAAAGGACAGGGCAACAAGGTTTCGAACATCGCGGTGCGAGGTATCCAGTGGCAGGGTGAAATCGCATTGAATGCCGACGATCAGGGATCGATGACCTGGACGCAGGTTTTGGACTTCTCGACGACCGAATACCAAGCGAAACTCAACTACGACGAAGGGCATGATTACGTGACCGCCACCGAAACCATGACAGACGTGACGGCCAAAGATGGATATCTCTATCTTATTCCTCAGAATATTACCTACAACGCCCGCATCGTTGTCACCGTCGACGGCGACAAACTCGGCTTTCCCTTCGTAGACATGGCCCAAATACTTCCGGGCAAGGAGTATATCATCGACCTCGAAATTCCGGGAAACAAGTTGCTCGACTATACGGACAACGCCATGCCGGCATTCCTGCTCGCTCCCACGGATGCGGCCGAAGCGGCCAACATCGACTGGAACGATGCGAAAGCGGCATGTGAAGCCTCCGGATATCGGCTGCCCACTTATAACGAAGGGCTGATGACGCTCTTTTACATGAACGGCATCGAGGGCAATAATCTCCGTTTCGCTTCCTACTGGACATCGACCACCTCGCTGGAAGATCCGACCGGAGAAAGCGCAATGGGGTACAACATCATGCCTTGGATGGGGCTTTACATGCCGAAAGCAGGCATAACGGCCGCACGATGCGTCAAAGACGTGCCTGAGGGAGGCAAGAAATATCCCTATGTCGATTCAACGCTTCCCGACGGTCCTGTCATCGTATCGCGTGACAACGACGGCGGTGTGATCCCTTCGGCTTTCAATGTGCTATACGATGCTGAGCGTCCGGTATTCCACGAGAATTGGACCACGACTCCGGATCACGACGGCAACACCGATGCCGATCGGATCTCCCGAAAGCTGCAAGTCGCCAATACGGACGCGACCGCAGGAAAAGTCGTATGGAGCGGATTCTCGTGTCCCGAAGGTTGGCGGAAACCTACCATGATGGAGATGGCGCTTATCTTCACGATGGGCGGAGCGCCCGAAAGTTCCTACGGTGCCGACAATGCGCCCGTAACCGAAACGCCGTTATACAAGGTGGAAGGATTCACTCCGTTGAATGCCGACTACTATTGGGTAGCCAGCATGTCCGCCGGACGTGGCGGCCGAAATCCGGCGACATGGTCATTCGGCCCGACGCCCCGCAGCGGTCTCGGAACCATCGTAGGCCCCGATGCCAACTACGTGCGATGCGTTCGGGACATCGAATAA
- the udk gene encoding uridine kinase translates to MDVTIIGVAGGTGSGKSTLVKRLQEAFKDDDVATLCHDYYYKAHPELTYEERTKLNYDHPQAFDTHMMVEHIRALKNNVPISHPVYSFVEHDRLPETVAVKPSKVIIVDGILIFENKALRELMDIKVYVDTDADVRLARRILRDVCERGRTMESVINQYITTVKPMHEEFVEPSKKYADVIIPEGGFNSVAVAMLIQNIRSLIAAK, encoded by the coding sequence ATGGACGTTACGATCATCGGCGTTGCCGGCGGAACGGGTTCCGGCAAGAGTACGCTCGTCAAGCGGTTGCAGGAGGCGTTCAAGGACGACGACGTCGCCACGCTGTGCCACGACTACTACTACAAGGCGCATCCCGAACTGACCTACGAGGAGCGCACGAAGCTCAATTACGATCACCCGCAGGCGTTCGACACCCACATGATGGTGGAACATATCCGTGCGCTGAAAAACAATGTGCCGATTTCGCATCCGGTCTATTCGTTCGTCGAGCACGACCGTCTGCCCGAGACGGTCGCCGTGAAGCCATCGAAAGTAATCATCGTCGACGGCATCCTGATCTTCGAGAACAAGGCCCTGCGCGAGTTGATGGACATCAAGGTCTATGTCGATACGGATGCCGACGTGCGCCTGGCGCGCCGCATCCTGCGCGACGTCTGCGAACGCGGCCGGACGATGGAGTCGGTCATCAATCAGTATATCACCACCGTCAAGCCGATGCACGAGGAGTTCGTCGAACCGTCGAAGAAGTATGCCGACGTCATCATTCCCGAAGGCGGATTCAACTCGGTGGCCGTGGCCATGCTCATTCAGAATATCCGGTCGCTGATCGCCGCGAAGTGA
- the gyrB gene encoding DNA topoisomerase (ATP-hydrolyzing) subunit B, which translates to MSEEVNRPEKEYSASSIQVLEGLEAVRKRPAMYIGDIGEKGLHHLVYEVVDNSIDEALAGYCTDIEVTINEDGSVSVRDNGRGIPTDYHEKEGRSALEVVLTVLHAGGKFDKGSYKVSGGLHGVGVSCVNALSTLLIAEVHRDGKIYRETFSKGVPTSKLEIVGECSDRGTTITFKPDGEIFTHTTEYKYEILSNRLRELAFLNKGIQLTITDKRVKDEQGGYLSETFHSKDGLKEFVQYLDATRGEPIIESIIYLDTEKNGVPVEVAMQYNDSFSENVHSYVNNINTIEGGTHLTGFRRALTRTLKKYADDSGMLAKLKFDISGDDFREGLTAVISVKVAEPQFEGQTKTKLGNDEVAASVDQAVSEALANYLEENPKDAKAIVGKVVLAAQARHAARKAREAVQRKTPLSGAGLPGKLADCSSRDRSIAEIFFVEGDSAGGTAKQGRDRNFQAIMPLRGKILNVEKAQEHKMWENEEIKNMFQALGVTIGTEEDSKALNLEKLRYDKIIIMTDADVDGSHIATLMLTFFFRKMKELIENGHVYIATPPLYLVKKGKQERYCWTEEERDKISAEFGKGVHIQRYKGLGEMSDVQLWETTMNPDTRILRQVSIENAAEADRVFSMLMGDDVPPRREFIERHATYANIDA; encoded by the coding sequence ATGAGTGAAGAAGTGAACAGACCGGAAAAGGAGTATTCCGCGTCGAGCATCCAGGTGCTGGAAGGGCTGGAGGCCGTGCGCAAGCGTCCGGCCATGTACATCGGCGACATCGGCGAGAAGGGACTCCATCACCTGGTATACGAGGTGGTCGACAACTCGATCGACGAGGCGTTGGCCGGCTATTGCACGGATATCGAAGTGACGATCAACGAAGACGGTTCGGTCTCCGTGCGGGACAACGGCCGCGGCATCCCGACCGACTACCACGAAAAGGAGGGCCGGTCGGCGTTGGAGGTCGTGCTGACCGTGCTCCATGCAGGCGGTAAGTTCGACAAGGGCAGTTACAAGGTGTCGGGCGGTCTGCACGGCGTCGGCGTGTCGTGCGTCAACGCCCTGTCGACGCTGCTGATCGCCGAAGTGCATCGCGACGGCAAGATATACCGCGAGACGTTCAGCAAGGGCGTGCCCACCTCCAAATTGGAGATCGTCGGCGAATGTTCGGACCGCGGTACGACGATCACTTTCAAACCCGACGGCGAGATTTTCACGCATACGACGGAGTACAAGTACGAAATTCTGTCGAACCGCCTGCGCGAACTGGCGTTCCTGAACAAGGGTATTCAGCTCACGATCACCGACAAGCGGGTGAAGGACGAGCAGGGAGGTTACCTCAGCGAGACCTTCCATTCGAAAGACGGTTTGAAGGAGTTCGTGCAATATCTCGACGCCACGCGCGGCGAGCCGATCATCGAATCGATCATCTATCTCGATACCGAAAAGAACGGCGTGCCGGTCGAAGTGGCCATGCAGTACAACGATTCGTTCTCGGAGAACGTCCATTCGTATGTCAACAACATCAATACGATCGAAGGCGGTACGCACCTCACGGGCTTCCGCCGGGCGCTGACGCGTACGCTCAAAAAGTACGCCGACGATTCGGGGATGCTCGCCAAGTTGAAGTTCGACATCAGCGGCGACGACTTCCGCGAGGGGCTTACGGCCGTCATTTCGGTGAAGGTCGCCGAGCCGCAGTTCGAGGGGCAGACCAAGACCAAACTGGGCAACGACGAGGTGGCCGCATCGGTAGATCAGGCCGTTTCGGAGGCGCTGGCCAACTACTTGGAGGAGAATCCGAAGGATGCCAAGGCGATCGTGGGCAAGGTGGTGCTGGCGGCACAGGCGCGCCATGCGGCGCGCAAGGCGCGCGAAGCCGTGCAGCGCAAGACGCCGCTGTCGGGCGCCGGTCTGCCGGGCAAGCTGGCCGACTGTTCGAGCCGCGACCGGTCGATCGCCGAGATTTTCTTCGTCGAGGGTGACTCGGCAGGCGGAACGGCTAAGCAGGGCCGAGACCGTAACTTCCAGGCGATCATGCCGCTGCGCGGTAAGATTCTCAACGTGGAGAAGGCGCAGGAGCACAAGATGTGGGAGAACGAGGAGATCAAGAACATGTTCCAGGCGCTCGGCGTCACGATCGGGACGGAGGAGGACAGCAAGGCGCTCAATCTGGAAAAGTTGCGTTACGACAAGATCATCATCATGACCGATGCCGACGTCGATGGAAGCCACATCGCCACGCTGATGCTGACGTTCTTCTTCCGCAAGATGAAGGAACTGATCGAGAACGGCCACGTCTATATCGCTACCCCGCCGCTCTATCTGGTCAAGAAGGGCAAGCAGGAACGCTATTGCTGGACGGAGGAGGAGCGCGACAAGATCTCGGCCGAATTCGGCAAGGGCGTGCACATCCAGCGTTACAAAGGTTTGGGCGAGATGTCCGACGTGCAGTTGTGGGAGACCACGATGAATCCCGATACGCGCATCCTGCGGCAGGTGTCGATCGAGAACGCAGCCGAGGCCGACCGCGTCTTCTCGATGCTCATGGGCGACGACGTGCCGCCCCGGCGCGAGTTCATCGAACGCCACGCCACCTACGCCAATATCGACGCGTAG
- a CDS encoding cell division ATP-binding protein FtsE: MSGKRVIELRDVAIYHAENPFGRQSAERLVRSGELVLSEVDFSVEEGEFVYLIGRVGSGKSTLLKTLYADVQLLVGEGCVVGFDLRKLRRRQIPYLRRKIGIVFQDYQLLTDRNVFQNLYYVMRATGWRAEAEIRRRIDEVLQLVGLEAKHYKMPFELSGGEQQRLVIARALLNKPRLLLADEPTGNLDPVTADGIMRLFLTIARSGCAVVMSTHNTNLIEEYPARTLVFEKGRVKEVDMQALLGRI; the protein is encoded by the coding sequence ATGAGCGGAAAACGCGTTATCGAGTTGCGGGACGTCGCGATCTATCATGCCGAAAATCCGTTCGGCAGGCAGTCGGCCGAACGGCTGGTGCGCTCGGGCGAGCTGGTACTTTCGGAGGTCGACTTCTCGGTCGAAGAGGGCGAGTTCGTCTATCTGATCGGCCGTGTGGGGAGCGGAAAGAGTACCTTGCTGAAAACATTGTATGCGGATGTCCAGCTCTTGGTCGGCGAAGGGTGCGTCGTGGGTTTCGATCTGCGGAAACTGCGCCGCCGGCAGATACCCTATCTGCGCCGGAAGATCGGCATCGTCTTCCAGGACTATCAGTTGTTGACCGACCGCAACGTGTTCCAGAACCTCTACTACGTGATGCGGGCCACAGGCTGGCGAGCCGAAGCGGAAATCCGACGCCGTATCGACGAAGTACTGCAACTGGTCGGGCTGGAAGCCAAGCACTACAAGATGCCGTTCGAGCTTTCGGGCGGAGAGCAGCAACGCCTGGTGATCGCCCGCGCCCTGCTCAACAAGCCCCGCCTGCTGCTGGCCGACGAACCGACGGGAAACCTCGATCCCGTGACGGCCGACGGGATCATGCGGTTGTTCCTCACGATCGCGCGGAGCGGTTGTGCGGTGGTGATGTCGACGCACAACACGAATCTCATCGAGGAGTATCCGGCCCGCACGCTCGTCTTCGAAAAAGGGCGCGTCAAGGAGGTCGACATGCAGGCGCTTCTGGGGCGGATTTGA
- a CDS encoding DUF3575 domain-containing protein, translating into MRAGMSVHGGCGRSPYVNWEIKNERMKRYIFCISLCLGVVSGGRAAAQEPPAEPEAALPLLEVKTNALYWTTASLNAGFEMGLTPRITFEIDAGYNPWTFSDNRKFKFWMIQPEIRHWFRNRFEGHFLGVHLLYADFNVGGMKFLGMSDRRYQGALYGAGVAYGYRWPLGKNWSVEATAALGYLRSDYDRYVWKKCGRHLGRGHKNYFGPTKVGVSFGFTIR; encoded by the coding sequence ATGCGAGCAGGAATGAGTGTCCACGGCGGCTGCGGCCGTTCGCCGTATGTAAACTGGGAGATAAAAAACGAAAGGATGAAGAGGTATATATTCTGTATTTCGCTGTGTTTGGGAGTCGTATCGGGAGGCAGGGCTGCTGCCCAGGAACCACCGGCCGAACCGGAGGCGGCTCTTCCCCTGCTGGAAGTCAAGACGAATGCGCTTTATTGGACTACCGCGTCCCTCAATGCAGGTTTTGAGATGGGGTTGACTCCGAGGATTACGTTCGAGATCGATGCGGGATATAATCCCTGGACATTCAGCGACAATCGGAAATTCAAATTCTGGATGATACAACCCGAAATCCGGCATTGGTTCCGCAACCGTTTCGAAGGGCATTTTCTGGGCGTGCATCTTCTGTATGCCGATTTCAATGTCGGAGGCATGAAGTTTCTGGGCATGAGCGACCGGAGATACCAGGGGGCCCTGTATGGGGCGGGTGTGGCATACGGGTACAGATGGCCCCTCGGAAAAAATTGGAGCGTCGAGGCTACGGCAGCTTTGGGCTATCTTCGTTCGGATTACGACCGCTACGTTTGGAAGAAATGCGGACGTCACCTCGGTCGGGGGCATAAGAACTACTTCGGACCGACGAAGGTAGGCGTGTCGTTCGGTTTTACGATCAGGTAA
- a CDS encoding FimB/Mfa2 family fimbrial subunit yields MLKIVDEATGQDITQTGEAGSAVLYLFSQGGRFVDRISVTRERIMKRAPIPLPDGTPGRCRAVVWANAGTGQRFHSPAAGSRIEDRAVSLIEEDDTFHHTPDDLFFGRARLGPTGEAASEEITLIRKNARIHITARGLDRNTPEDLYYFTVEIPDDGYDFAGNPISGTAHVHRTGTFRDNGDFSTDGTFNLVHTDEADSQADEVIVNLYERMSARSADRLLASVTEVDGDRISLPAGRTLNLLIELNEGGGLSIRMEITPWNEIYQWDIW; encoded by the coding sequence GTGTTAAAGATCGTGGATGAAGCGACGGGACAGGACATCACGCAGACGGGAGAGGCCGGCAGTGCCGTATTGTACCTGTTTTCGCAGGGCGGCCGTTTCGTCGATCGAATCTCCGTAACCCGAGAGCGGATCATGAAGCGTGCGCCGATTCCGTTACCCGACGGTACGCCCGGCCGTTGCCGTGCCGTTGTCTGGGCCAATGCCGGAACGGGCCAGCGGTTCCATTCTCCCGCGGCAGGAAGCCGGATCGAAGACCGGGCCGTTTCGCTGATAGAAGAGGACGATACGTTTCATCATACGCCGGACGATCTGTTTTTCGGGCGGGCCCGACTCGGCCCGACAGGGGAAGCCGCCTCCGAAGAGATCACATTGATCCGTAAGAATGCGAGGATACATATCACCGCCAGGGGATTGGACCGGAATACTCCCGAAGACCTCTATTATTTCACGGTTGAAATACCCGACGACGGTTATGATTTTGCGGGGAATCCGATCTCCGGAACGGCCCATGTACACAGAACGGGCACGTTCCGCGACAACGGGGATTTCTCGACCGACGGAACGTTCAATCTGGTTCATACCGATGAGGCCGATTCGCAGGCGGACGAGGTGATCGTGAATCTGTATGAACGGATGTCCGCCCGTTCGGCGGATCGTCTGCTCGCTTCGGTGACAGAGGTCGATGGCGACCGGATTTCATTGCCGGCGGGCCGTACCCTCAATTTATTGATTGAGCTGAATGAAGGCGGCGGGCTCTCCATTCGCATGGAGATTACCCCTTGGAATGAAATATACCAATGGGATATTTGGTAA
- a CDS encoding fimbrial protein, with product MGTSINVGKRGLLAIFTCILASASLSVSCSKDDTEKTLSEETASLTVTLNGQAPRTKAVAPPEDADELEKAENTVKNATVFVFNANGTLDKRQTLAAPSLSATISGLLAGEKRVVVVANVPSSVTFPDGINYSWFADAGNVIDLDTQSPETNGLFMSGEDMVTLTANSTAAKTISISRIAAKIKLGTVTISPDPGHDPDKFVLNKVIVMKARGSAMMGLPSAAYTPDVFYGGMAGDKSTVKAYLSETISASDYSNRYFYVLPSDNDDGNTTLITLAGTYDGQPAYFPFRINDKAGTGEASSDGTFIRRNYVYTVNVKLKRLGGGSSNPEVPADPASLDITVEPQDWTAELVQDVEW from the coding sequence ATGGGAACAAGCATCAATGTCGGGAAAAGAGGCCTCTTGGCGATATTCACCTGTATTTTAGCCTCTGCATCGTTGTCGGTCTCTTGTAGCAAAGACGACACGGAGAAAACTCTTTCCGAGGAGACTGCCTCACTGACCGTTACGCTGAACGGTCAGGCGCCCCGCACCAAAGCCGTCGCTCCGCCGGAAGATGCGGATGAGCTGGAAAAGGCCGAAAATACGGTCAAGAATGCGACGGTATTCGTGTTTAACGCCAACGGTACGCTGGACAAGCGGCAAACGCTCGCCGCACCGAGTCTCTCCGCGACGATCTCCGGATTGCTCGCCGGGGAGAAGAGAGTCGTGGTGGTGGCGAACGTTCCTTCCTCCGTCACCTTTCCGGACGGCATCAATTACAGTTGGTTCGCCGATGCGGGCAATGTGATCGATCTGGACACCCAATCTCCGGAAACGAACGGACTTTTCATGAGTGGAGAGGATATGGTAACGCTCACGGCCAATTCCACCGCTGCGAAAACCATATCCATCAGCCGTATCGCCGCAAAAATCAAATTGGGGACGGTTACGATTTCTCCGGATCCCGGGCACGACCCGGATAAATTCGTGCTGAACAAGGTGATCGTCATGAAAGCTCGCGGTTCGGCCATGATGGGACTTCCCTCGGCGGCTTACACTCCGGATGTGTTTTACGGGGGAATGGCGGGAGATAAAAGTACCGTAAAGGCTTATCTGTCGGAGACCATATCGGCGAGCGACTATTCCAACCGTTATTTCTATGTCTTGCCCAGCGACAATGACGACGGTAATACCACGCTCATAACGCTCGCGGGTACCTATGACGGGCAGCCCGCCTATTTCCCGTTCCGCATCAACGACAAGGCGGGAACAGGCGAAGCATCCAGCGACGGAACTTTCATTCGCCGCAACTATGTCTATACGGTCAATGTGAAACTCAAACGTCTGGGAGGCGGTAGCTCCAATCCGGAAGTCCCGGCCGATCCGGCGTCGCTCGATATTACCGTCGAGCCGCAGGACTGGACTGCGGAACTCGTCCAGGACGTAGAGTGGTAG
- a CDS encoding MarR family transcriptional regulator, whose translation MNTLCRIREVSRAIAEFEQCFEREYRLSMNEGVLLCCLARHGELSSGEIAEMLRLTCSNTSKVIRSVEGKGFVIRKLGEEDKRQMYFSLTEAGRAELERLQPCRVALPELLARFLTEE comes from the coding sequence ATGAATACGCTCTGCCGCATACGCGAAGTGTCGCGCGCGATCGCCGAGTTCGAACAGTGTTTCGAGCGGGAATATCGCCTGTCGATGAACGAGGGAGTGTTGCTCTGCTGCCTCGCACGGCATGGGGAACTCTCGTCGGGCGAGATTGCGGAGATGCTCCGGCTGACCTGTTCGAATACGTCGAAGGTGATCCGGTCGGTGGAGGGCAAGGGATTCGTGATACGAAAATTGGGCGAAGAGGACAAACGCCAGATGTACTTTTCGCTGACCGAAGCGGGCCGTGCGGAGCTCGAAAGGCTGCAACCGTGCCGTGTCGCGCTGCCGGAACTGCTGGCGAGGTTCCTGACAGAGGAATAA
- the trxA gene encoding thioredoxin, which translates to MKSMLKAMSLVAALTLMAGAAHAEKPREQSKSKKVMVQELTLDQFQQKVYNLSDANASSSLTYLGDKPAIVDFYASWCGPCRMVAPILEELAGEYEGKIVVYKVNTEKEPDLAAAFGIRSIPSILFIPMSGKPQMLQGAMPKDAFKKAIEEYLLK; encoded by the coding sequence ATGAAAAGTATGTTGAAAGCAATGAGTTTGGTGGCCGCACTGACCCTTATGGCGGGTGCGGCGCATGCAGAGAAACCGAGAGAACAATCAAAATCGAAAAAAGTTATGGTACAGGAATTAACGCTGGATCAGTTCCAGCAAAAAGTCTACAATCTGTCCGACGCCAATGCGTCGTCGTCGCTGACGTATCTGGGCGACAAACCCGCGATCGTCGATTTCTACGCTTCGTGGTGCGGCCCCTGCCGCATGGTGGCTCCGATTCTCGAAGAGCTTGCCGGTGAGTACGAAGGCAAGATCGTCGTCTATAAGGTCAATACCGAGAAGGAGCCCGACCTGGCGGCGGCATTCGGCATCCGCAGCATCCCGTCGATTCTCTTCATTCCGATGAGCGGCAAACCGCAGATGTTGCAGGGCGCGATGCCCAAGGATGCGTTCAAAAAGGCGATCGAGGAGTATCTGTTGAAATAG
- the rfbB gene encoding dTDP-glucose 4,6-dehydratase yields MSRNILITGGAGFIGSHVVRLFVTKYPDYRIVNLDKLTYAGNLANLKDIEQAENYRFERCDICDYEQVLAIFRKYRIDGVIHLAAESHVDRSIKDPFTFARTNVMGTLSLLQAARVCWDGDWAGKLFYHISTDEVYGALQFDGTLFTETTKYDPHSPYSASKASSDHFVRAFHDTYGMPTLVTNCSNNYGPYQFPEKLIPLFINNIRHGKPLPVYGRGENVRDWLYVVDHARAIDTIFHRGKVGDTYNIGGFNEWRNIDLIRVVIRTVDRLLGRSEGASEHLITYVTDRAGHDLRYAIDSRKLKDELGWEPSLQFEEGIEKTVRWYLDNQEWMDNITSGEYEKYYEEMYRNR; encoded by the coding sequence ATGTCACGGAACATTTTGATAACGGGCGGCGCCGGTTTTATCGGGAGCCATGTCGTGCGGCTTTTCGTCACCAAATACCCCGACTACCGCATCGTCAATCTCGACAAGTTGACTTATGCGGGGAATCTGGCCAACCTGAAAGACATCGAGCAGGCCGAGAACTACCGTTTCGAGCGGTGCGACATCTGCGATTACGAGCAGGTGCTCGCCATTTTCCGCAAGTACCGGATCGACGGCGTGATCCATCTGGCCGCCGAGTCGCACGTCGACCGTTCGATCAAGGATCCCTTTACCTTCGCGCGCACCAATGTCATGGGTACGCTCTCGCTGTTGCAGGCGGCCCGGGTCTGCTGGGACGGCGATTGGGCGGGGAAACTCTTCTACCATATCTCGACCGACGAGGTTTACGGCGCATTGCAGTTCGACGGCACGCTCTTTACGGAGACGACCAAATACGATCCGCATTCGCCCTACTCGGCATCGAAAGCTTCGTCCGACCATTTCGTGCGGGCGTTCCACGATACCTACGGAATGCCGACGCTGGTGACGAACTGTTCCAACAACTACGGGCCCTACCAGTTCCCCGAAAAACTGATTCCGCTGTTCATCAACAATATCCGCCACGGAAAGCCGCTACCCGTCTACGGCAGGGGTGAAAACGTCCGCGACTGGCTTTACGTGGTCGACCACGCACGTGCCATCGATACGATTTTCCATCGCGGAAAGGTCGGCGACACCTATAATATCGGAGGGTTCAACGAGTGGCGCAACATCGACCTGATCCGCGTGGTGATCCGCACGGTCGACCGGCTGCTGGGGCGTTCGGAAGGTGCGTCGGAGCATTTGATTACCTACGTGACCGACCGCGCGGGACACGATCTGCGCTATGCGATCGACTCGCGCAAGTTGAAGGATGAATTGGGCTGGGAACCCTCGCTGCAATTCGAGGAGGGAATCGAGAAGACGGTACGCTGGTATCTCGACAACCAGGAGTGGATGGACAACATCACCTCCGGCGAGTACGAAAAATACTATGAGGAGATGTACCGCAACCGTTGA
- a CDS encoding glycerophosphodiester phosphodiesterase, giving the protein MKVMMMSLLMLLLAGGNAEAKKYKPAPRTAKNIVIAHRGYWNTPGAFENSIKAIDNAMNFGIYGSEFDINFTADDSIVVVHGSKHPVVKDLVIQESTFDKVRNTLLGNGEKVPTLREYLLAGKSDPSTQLILEIKKHPTPERENEIVAKTMAMVEELGLEKRVEYISFSWNICEQIRKADRKAVVYYLNGEKSPAELKKAGMNGLDYSLKVIKKHPEWVKQAHDLGLKVNVWTVNKEEDMQAMLDLGVDFITTNNPVELKALIGK; this is encoded by the coding sequence ATGAAAGTAATGATGATGAGCCTGCTGATGCTGTTGCTGGCAGGCGGCAATGCCGAAGCCAAGAAGTACAAACCTGCGCCCCGCACGGCCAAGAACATCGTGATCGCGCACCGCGGATACTGGAATACGCCGGGGGCGTTCGAAAACTCGATCAAGGCGATCGACAACGCCATGAATTTCGGTATCTACGGCAGTGAGTTCGACATCAACTTTACGGCCGACGATTCGATCGTGGTGGTACACGGTTCGAAGCATCCCGTGGTGAAGGATCTCGTCATCCAGGAATCGACCTTCGACAAGGTGCGCAATACGCTGCTGGGCAACGGCGAGAAGGTGCCGACGCTGCGCGAATATCTGCTTGCAGGAAAGAGCGATCCGTCGACGCAGCTGATTTTGGAGATCAAGAAACATCCCACGCCCGAACGCGAAAACGAGATCGTGGCCAAGACGATGGCAATGGTCGAGGAGCTGGGGCTGGAAAAACGCGTGGAGTACATCTCGTTCAGCTGGAACATCTGCGAGCAGATACGCAAGGCCGACCGCAAGGCCGTAGTCTACTACCTCAACGGAGAAAAGTCGCCCGCCGAGTTGAAGAAGGCCGGCATGAACGGATTGGATTACAGCCTGAAAGTCATCAAAAAGCACCCCGAATGGGTGAAGCAGGCGCACGACCTCGGGTTGAAGGTCAACGTCTGGACCGTCAACAAGGAGGAGGATATGCAGGCGATGCTCGACTTGGGCGTGGATTTCATCACGACGAACAATCCCGTCGAGCTGAAAGCGCTGATCGGCAAGTAA